A DNA window from Parabacteroides johnsonii DSM 18315 contains the following coding sequences:
- a CDS encoding sulfide-dependent adenosine diphosphate thiazole synthase, producing the protein MEQIVSTGIIDSYFAKLKSNLSIDVAIVGGGPSGIVAAYYLAKAGKKVALFDRKLAPGGGMWGGAMMFNDIVVQEEAMPIVRELGVSYKDAGNGTYIMDSVHTTSALIYSATKAGATIFNCYSVEDVVFHNDAVAGVVVNWAPVIREGMHVDPLTIMSKAVLEGTGHDCEIARVVARKNDIKLNTPTGGVIGERSLNVELGESTTVENTKEIYPGLFVSGMAANGVSGSFRMGPIFGGMLMSGKKAAELICAKLDK; encoded by the coding sequence ATGGAACAGATTGTTTCAACAGGAATTATCGACTCTTACTTTGCGAAGTTAAAGAGTAATTTGTCTATTGATGTCGCTATTGTCGGTGGCGGTCCTTCTGGTATCGTTGCCGCTTATTATCTGGCTAAGGCCGGAAAAAAGGTGGCTTTGTTCGACCGTAAGCTGGCTCCTGGTGGAGGTATGTGGGGCGGCGCCATGATGTTCAACGATATCGTGGTTCAGGAAGAGGCTATGCCGATCGTACGTGAGTTGGGTGTAAGTTATAAGGATGCCGGAAATGGTACTTATATCATGGATTCCGTGCACACAACCTCGGCTTTGATCTATAGTGCGACGAAAGCCGGTGCGACTATTTTCAACTGCTATTCCGTAGAAGACGTGGTGTTCCATAACGATGCCGTAGCCGGTGTAGTTGTGAACTGGGCTCCGGTTATCCGCGAGGGGATGCATGTAGACCCGCTGACGATTATGTCTAAGGCTGTCTTGGAAGGAACCGGCCATGACTGTGAGATCGCGCGCGTGGTGGCTCGCAAGAACGATATCAAGCTGAATACTCCGACTGGGGGTGTGATCGGCGAACGTTCGTTGAATGTCGAGCTGGGTGAGTCTACAACCGTAGAAAATACGAAGGAAATCTATCCGGGACTGTTCGTTTCAGGTATGGCTGCCAATGGGGTGAGTGGTAGTTTCCGCATGGGGCCGATCTTTGGCGGTATGCTGATGAGCGGTAAGAAAGCGGCTGAACTTATTTGTGCCAAACTGGACAAATAA
- a CDS encoding cytidylate kinase-like family protein yields the protein MDNKIILTIGRQFGSGGREVGQKLAKELGIGYYDKELMALAAKESGLSEEFFEKADERASSGLAYAFTMGYSYMGLFPPYADVLSNDRLFLYQSDTIRNLAEKGSCVIVGRCADYILRDNPDCLSFFIHNNKENRIQRIIESQDLTVEQAEELMLKTDKSRAAYYNYYTNKEWGVASTYNFSIDVSVLGVDETVAFMKNFVERKMNKRPPHFG from the coding sequence ATGGATAATAAAATCATATTGACCATCGGCCGGCAGTTCGGCAGCGGTGGTCGTGAGGTAGGACAGAAGCTGGCAAAAGAACTGGGCATTGGCTATTATGACAAGGAGCTGATGGCGCTTGCCGCGAAAGAAAGCGGACTGAGCGAGGAGTTTTTCGAGAAAGCGGATGAGAGGGCTTCCAGCGGTTTGGCGTATGCCTTTACAATGGGCTATTCGTATATGGGGTTGTTTCCACCGTATGCCGATGTGTTGTCTAACGACCGTTTGTTTCTGTATCAGAGCGATACGATCCGTAATCTGGCGGAAAAAGGTTCTTGCGTGATTGTCGGACGGTGTGCCGACTATATCCTTCGTGATAATCCCGACTGCTTGAGTTTCTTTATTCATAACAACAAGGAAAACCGTATTCAACGGATCATCGAAAGCCAGGACCTGACGGTCGAGCAGGCGGAGGAATTGATGCTGAAGACCGACAAGTCGCGTGCTGCTTATTATAACTATTACACGAATAAGGAATGGGGAGTTGCATCCACCTACAACTTTTCGATAGATGTCTCCGTGTTGGGAGTAGACGAGACGGTTGCTTTCATGAAGAATTTTGTGGAACGGAAAATGAACAAGCGTCCGCCGCATTTCGGATAA
- a CDS encoding GAF domain-containing protein, protein MAENLIINGGNKRELYETLLPQLQSLTAGETDIIANMANVAAALKQTFDFFWVGFYIVKEEMLVLAPFQGPLACTRIRYGKGVCGTAWKEARTIIVPDVEQFPGHIACSSASRSEIVVPVIRDGKVVAVLDIDSDKLSEFDKMDAEYLEQLCAFLPM, encoded by the coding sequence ATGGCGGAAAATTTAATCATCAACGGTGGGAACAAGCGGGAACTGTATGAGACGCTGCTCCCTCAATTACAATCGCTGACAGCGGGAGAAACAGACATCATCGCCAATATGGCGAATGTCGCCGCTGCCTTGAAACAAACATTCGATTTTTTCTGGGTAGGCTTTTATATCGTGAAAGAAGAGATGCTCGTGCTCGCCCCTTTCCAGGGTCCTCTTGCCTGTACGCGTATCCGGTACGGGAAAGGCGTATGCGGGACAGCCTGGAAAGAAGCACGGACAATCATCGTCCCGGATGTGGAGCAGTTTCCGGGGCATATCGCCTGTAGCTCCGCCTCGCGGTCGGAAATTGTCGTACCGGTGATCAGAGATGGAAAAGTGGTTGCCGTACTGGATATCGACAGCGACAAGCTGAGCGAGTTTGACAAGATGGATGCGGAATATCTGGAACAGCTCTGTGCCTTTTTGCCCATGTAA
- a CDS encoding alpha-2-macroglobulin family protein, which translates to MVKYLYYLCVCCLSLLVCGCEGKGESEELPFSPYVEAFTSGTISRYTPVYLIFNQEIAADRMKPEQLHDLVRIKPETAGEWAFENNRTIVFKPTKSFERDTRYEVKADLSEWFDTERKDKYFTFRFSTQPLLLRANLQSVDINRKNENGYDIVCSVFTPDKEMPETVESLVRFSEKADATWQHSPDGKRHEVFIPNIQAGTDAARAFKLSVAPNKLKVPEEELLSVDIPELNDFAVYEVEYVAEPERYVEVTFTKLLDAAQNMQGLAWIDGNKSETVNVEGNKLRLYPDAGSKGALNVHLSQNIRSKNGLNLKESIVRQIVVSDEKPEVRFIGNGVIIPQSTQLTVPFQAVYLRGVVVRVIKIFEQNIGQFLQVNDLEGTSDLMRVGRLIARKTIFLDEDATQELSRWNTYAIDLKELIDPEPGAIYRVELSFNRDLSVYPCEDLVKKSKEQLLADDEIKFKEESSRFDGGGYYYYNGDFDWSDYDYSKRGDPCSNSYYYNTTVGKNVLATNLGLLAMAGEDNDMTVLVHNILSTHPEKGVEVVAYNYQRQELASGMTDDKGQVRFSLKNGKPFYLTASLGQQRSYLRVDDGSALSLSSFDVSGEVVQKGIKGFIYGDRGVWRPGDTLHLGFMLNDRSRMLPANHPVIMELYNPLGQLYLRKTQTKGEAGLYVFDMPTEPDAPTGAWNVNVNVGGVTFTKRLRIETIKPNRLKISLTMPPKKLLRGEPLDAAMHVEWLQGATARNLKYDIQGTFISTPTTFSGYKKFYFDDPSKIFNSEESKVISGTTDAAGNAIIKARFEIGASAPGMLLASFVTRVYEESGDFSIDANRASYSPYRRYAGIKSPQQDGEPLKTGTEYKYEVASVDYLGQAVANTELEVRVYKVHWYWWWSSDNGNLANYVSNSYNKPVKTFTIRTGTNGTASFNLKYADADWGTYFISVKDKESKHSTGVMNYFDWPYSEGRRDADGSPSANMLTFKTDKDTYAPGEQIVVTFPSVKGSRAIISIENGTRVLSTTEHMCNDRQTTVKLDVTPDMQPNAYLYITLLQPHGVTKNDLPIRMYGVVPFTVTSPESHLAPVVRMADEIKPEAPYHVTVSEKNGREMAYTLAIVDEGLLDLTRFRTPDPWQAFNAREALGVNTWDLYNYVVGAYGGRIEQLFSIGGDDALNKGPKAIVNRFKPVVQFAGPFLLKKGEKRQHTYKMPNYNGRVRVMVVAGNGEAYGNTEKSVLVRKPVMLLGTLPRVIGIGEEMVVPATVFATEKGVGDVQVTIACSGNMEIVGEASRTLHFEAVGDKSAQFRIRVKDTPGAGHVRITAISGGEKSVYETDIEIRSVRRPQVKVTPVTLEAGKSWKGTVGLPGVEGTNSLMLEMSDVQPVNLSTRLSYLLGYPHGCVEQITSKAFPQLYLSGFASLTLEQEQLTERAVKEVIRRLRSYQTVDGSFSYWPGGTSSNAWGTVYATHFLLEAEKKGYLVPEGMKRDVLNDLSRIARNWKPETSYWAESEEMTQAYRLFVLALGQTAEVGAMNRLKESKALAPMSRYLLAAGYALVGRPDVSKELVAKTTVLTTAYSEYDRTFGSDLRDNSIRLMTLCLLDGGKEAALLANEISKTLASDDWLSTQSTAFSLVALSDYMKKYKVSGSMDFSYTLGGKTEKVSTTRNIWTETLLDKAASSVSLELKNTGKSTLFARLVTEGIPAEGKEKAYANGLTLAVSYMDHDGHPVNASTLQQGTNFTAVVTIANPSPRGYSHLVLTEVFPAGWEILNTRFLTGGTADNRAAGVNYQDIRDDRAYSYIDYLPAGKQVTVRINLCAVYPGRFYLPPVYCEAMYDHLVRANTEGEMVTVE; encoded by the coding sequence ATGGTGAAATATTTATATTATCTCTGCGTCTGCTGTCTTTCGCTTTTAGTCTGCGGATGTGAAGGAAAAGGTGAGTCCGAAGAGCTCCCTTTCAGTCCCTATGTGGAGGCGTTTACCTCCGGTACGATTTCAAGATATACACCCGTATATTTGATTTTCAACCAGGAAATAGCAGCTGACAGGATGAAGCCTGAACAGCTCCACGACTTAGTTCGGATCAAACCCGAGACGGCTGGCGAGTGGGCATTCGAGAACAATCGGACGATTGTATTCAAGCCGACTAAAAGTTTCGAGCGCGACACCCGTTACGAGGTAAAGGCAGACCTTTCAGAGTGGTTCGATACGGAACGGAAAGACAAGTATTTTACATTCAGATTCTCGACACAACCTCTGTTGCTGCGGGCCAACCTGCAATCCGTCGATATCAACCGGAAGAATGAAAACGGTTATGACATCGTCTGCTCGGTGTTCACGCCGGACAAGGAGATGCCCGAAACCGTAGAGTCGCTTGTCCGTTTCTCTGAAAAGGCGGATGCCACCTGGCAGCATAGTCCCGATGGAAAGAGGCACGAAGTCTTCATCCCGAACATACAGGCCGGGACGGACGCGGCACGTGCCTTCAAACTATCTGTCGCTCCGAACAAGCTGAAAGTGCCGGAAGAGGAACTGCTATCCGTCGACATTCCTGAACTGAATGATTTTGCCGTGTACGAAGTCGAATATGTCGCAGAGCCGGAACGTTACGTCGAAGTCACCTTTACGAAACTACTCGATGCGGCACAAAACATGCAGGGACTTGCCTGGATCGACGGTAACAAATCGGAGACCGTCAATGTCGAGGGCAATAAGCTCCGCCTTTATCCCGATGCAGGTAGCAAAGGTGCCCTTAATGTTCATCTGAGTCAGAACATCAGAAGCAAAAACGGGCTGAACCTGAAAGAAAGTATCGTCCGCCAGATCGTAGTCAGTGATGAGAAGCCGGAAGTCCGTTTTATCGGCAACGGAGTGATCATCCCGCAGTCCACACAACTGACCGTTCCTTTTCAAGCCGTCTACTTGCGCGGCGTAGTAGTGCGTGTCATCAAGATATTCGAACAGAACATCGGACAATTCCTTCAGGTGAATGATCTCGAAGGAACGAGTGACCTGATGCGTGTCGGTCGCCTGATCGCGCGTAAAACGATCTTCCTCGATGAAGATGCCACCCAGGAGCTCAGCCGCTGGAATACCTACGCGATCGACTTGAAAGAACTGATCGACCCCGAACCCGGTGCCATCTACCGGGTGGAACTGTCGTTCAACCGGGATTTGTCTGTCTATCCCTGCGAAGACCTCGTCAAGAAAAGTAAAGAACAACTACTTGCCGATGATGAGATCAAGTTCAAGGAAGAAAGCAGCCGTTTCGATGGAGGCGGTTATTACTACTATAACGGCGACTTCGACTGGTCCGACTACGATTACAGCAAACGTGGCGACCCCTGTTCCAACAGCTATTATTATAACACGACCGTCGGCAAGAATGTCCTCGCCACCAATCTCGGTCTGTTGGCGATGGCCGGCGAAGATAACGATATGACTGTCCTTGTACATAACATTCTGAGCACCCATCCGGAGAAAGGCGTCGAAGTCGTTGCCTACAACTACCAGCGTCAGGAATTAGCCTCCGGCATGACGGACGACAAAGGACAGGTGCGTTTCTCGCTGAAAAACGGCAAGCCGTTCTATCTGACTGCTTCCCTCGGACAGCAACGCTCGTATCTTCGTGTAGACGACGGTTCCGCCCTTTCGCTGAGTTCCTTCGATGTCTCCGGAGAAGTCGTGCAGAAAGGCATCAAGGGCTTCATCTACGGCGACCGCGGTGTATGGCGTCCAGGCGACACGCTGCATCTCGGCTTTATGTTGAACGACCGCAGCCGGATGCTCCCAGCCAATCATCCGGTCATCATGGAACTTTACAATCCGCTCGGCCAGCTCTACCTGCGCAAGACACAGACAAAAGGTGAAGCAGGACTTTATGTTTTCGATATGCCGACCGAACCCGACGCACCGACAGGCGCGTGGAATGTCAACGTGAATGTAGGCGGCGTCACCTTTACGAAGCGTCTCCGTATCGAAACGATCAAACCGAACCGCTTGAAGATATCCCTTACGATGCCCCCAAAAAAATTGCTCCGGGGCGAACCGCTTGATGCTGCTATGCACGTGGAATGGCTACAAGGAGCGACTGCCCGTAATCTGAAATACGACATCCAGGGAACCTTTATCTCGACCCCGACCACCTTTTCCGGCTATAAGAAATTCTATTTCGATGATCCTTCGAAAATTTTCAACAGCGAAGAAAGCAAAGTGATTTCCGGTACGACCGATGCAGCGGGCAACGCCATCATCAAAGCCCGTTTCGAGATCGGTGCTTCGGCTCCCGGCATGTTGTTGGCGAGTTTTGTCACCCGTGTGTATGAGGAATCCGGCGATTTCAGCATTGACGCCAATCGGGCGTCCTATTCACCCTACCGCCGCTATGCCGGCATCAAGTCGCCCCAGCAAGATGGGGAACCGCTGAAGACCGGAACCGAATATAAATATGAAGTAGCTTCCGTCGACTATCTCGGGCAGGCGGTAGCCAATACTGAACTCGAAGTGAGAGTCTATAAAGTCCATTGGTACTGGTGGTGGAGCTCGGACAACGGCAATCTGGCTAACTATGTCTCCAATTCGTATAACAAGCCGGTGAAAACCTTCACCATCCGTACTGGCACGAATGGCACGGCCTCCTTCAACTTGAAATATGCCGATGCCGATTGGGGAACCTATTTTATCTCGGTGAAAGACAAAGAGAGCAAACACTCTACCGGTGTGATGAACTATTTCGACTGGCCTTACAGTGAAGGCAGACGCGATGCTGACGGTTCTCCCTCCGCCAATATGCTAACCTTCAAGACCGACAAGGACACGTACGCGCCAGGCGAACAGATCGTCGTTACCTTCCCCTCTGTCAAGGGAAGCCGCGCGATCATCAGCATTGAGAACGGAACACGTGTCCTTTCGACCACTGAGCACATGTGCAACGACAGGCAGACTACGGTCAAGCTCGACGTCACTCCGGATATGCAGCCAAACGCGTACCTTTATATAACACTCTTGCAACCGCATGGTGTCACGAAGAACGACTTGCCAATCCGTATGTACGGTGTCGTCCCCTTCACGGTGACTTCTCCCGAAAGCCATTTGGCTCCGGTTGTCCGTATGGCGGACGAGATCAAGCCGGAAGCACCTTACCACGTGACGGTTTCCGAGAAGAACGGTCGTGAGATGGCCTACACGCTGGCGATTGTCGACGAAGGGTTGCTTGACCTGACCCGCTTCCGTACGCCCGATCCCTGGCAGGCGTTTAACGCCCGCGAAGCATTGGGTGTCAATACCTGGGATTTGTACAATTATGTGGTCGGCGCGTATGGCGGCCGCATCGAGCAACTGTTCAGCATCGGTGGCGACGACGCTTTGAATAAAGGTCCGAAAGCGATCGTGAACCGCTTCAAGCCGGTTGTACAATTTGCCGGCCCGTTCCTGCTGAAAAAAGGAGAAAAACGGCAGCATACCTATAAGATGCCGAACTATAACGGACGTGTCCGCGTCATGGTCGTCGCCGGAAACGGGGAGGCTTACGGTAACACGGAGAAGAGCGTGCTCGTGCGCAAGCCCGTCATGCTGCTCGGTACACTCCCGCGCGTTATCGGCATAGGAGAGGAGATGGTGGTTCCCGCTACCGTCTTTGCTACCGAAAAAGGAGTTGGAGACGTGCAGGTCACGATCGCCTGCTCCGGTAACATGGAGATAGTCGGCGAGGCAAGCCGTACGCTGCATTTCGAAGCGGTCGGTGACAAATCGGCGCAGTTCCGCATCCGCGTGAAAGATACCCCCGGAGCCGGACATGTAAGGATCACGGCTATTAGCGGTGGTGAGAAGTCCGTATATGAAACCGATATCGAAATCCGCTCCGTGCGCCGTCCGCAAGTCAAGGTGACGCCTGTGACGCTCGAAGCCGGAAAGAGCTGGAAAGGGACAGTCGGCCTTCCCGGCGTGGAGGGTACGAACTCCCTTATGCTCGAAATGTCGGATGTCCAACCTGTCAATCTCTCCACGCGGTTGTCCTACCTGTTAGGCTACCCGCACGGATGTGTCGAACAGATCACCTCGAAGGCATTCCCACAACTGTACTTGAGCGGGTTCGCCTCGTTGACCCTCGAACAAGAACAATTGACTGAAAGGGCTGTGAAAGAAGTAATCCGCCGCCTGCGTTCCTACCAGACAGTAGACGGCTCTTTCTCTTACTGGCCCGGTGGAACGAGCAGCAATGCCTGGGGCACTGTCTACGCTACTCATTTCTTGCTGGAAGCGGAGAAGAAAGGTTACCTTGTGCCCGAAGGTATGAAACGAGATGTGTTGAACGACTTGAGCCGCATTGCCCGTAACTGGAAACCGGAAACCTCCTATTGGGCTGAATCCGAAGAAATGACGCAGGCATACCGTTTGTTCGTCCTCGCTTTGGGCCAAACTGCCGAGGTAGGCGCCATGAACCGATTGAAAGAGAGTAAGGCACTTGCACCTATGAGCCGCTATCTGCTGGCAGCCGGTTATGCTTTGGTCGGTCGCCCGGATGTATCGAAGGAGCTGGTTGCAAAGACGACAGTTCTGACAACGGCTTATTCTGAATATGACCGGACGTTCGGTAGCGACCTGCGCGACAACTCAATCCGCCTGATGACGCTCTGTCTGCTCGATGGCGGTAAGGAAGCGGCTCTCTTGGCAAATGAAATCTCTAAGACGCTCGCATCCGACGATTGGCTGAGCACGCAATCCACGGCATTCAGCCTGGTGGCCCTTTCTGATTATATGAAAAAATACAAGGTGTCTGGTTCTATGGATTTTTCTTATACTTTGGGTGGCAAGACGGAGAAGGTTTCCACCACCCGGAATATCTGGACGGAGACTTTGCTTGACAAGGCAGCCTCTTCCGTCTCCTTGGAGTTGAAGAACACCGGCAAATCCACTCTGTTCGCCCGCCTTGTGACCGAAGGTATCCCGGCCGAGGGCAAAGAGAAAGCCTATGCGAATGGTCTGACGCTTGCCGTCAGCTATATGGATCATGACGGTCATCCGGTGAATGCCTCCACTTTGCAGCAGGGTACGAACTTCACGGCTGTGGTGACTATCGCAAATCCGTCTCCTCGTGGTTATAGCCATTTGGTGCTGACGGAGGTTTTTCCGGCCGGATGGGAGATATTGAACACGCGCTTCCTTACAGGCGGTACGGCAGATAACCGGGCGGCAGGTGTCAACTACCAGGATATTCGCGACGATCGTGCTTACAGCTATATCGACTATCTGCCTGCCGGAAAACAGGTGACGGTCCGCATCAACCTCTGCGCCGTTTATCCTGGTCGTTTCTACTTGCCTCCGGTCTATTGCGAGGCGATGTATGACCATCTCGTCCGGGCGAATACGGAGGGGGAGATGGTGACGGTCGAGTGA
- a CDS encoding MATE family efflux transporter — translation MSKQNSPLVLGTEHISKLLTQYAIPAIIAMTASSLYNMADSIFIGHGVGPLAISGLALTFPLMNLAAAFGSLVGVGASTLVSVKLGQKDYEGANKVLGNVLVLNVVLGLAFTLVFMLLLDPILYFFGASENTISYARDYMNVILMGNVITHMYLGLNAVLRSSGFPKLAMYATLASVVINCVLNPLFIFGFGWGIKGSAWATVISQVISLAGQLIHFSRPKELLHFKKGIYRLKREIVKGILYIGMSPFLMNLCACLIVILINRGLKEHGGDMAIGAYGIVNRVVFLFIMIIMGFNQGMQPIAGYNFGARQYSRVTEVTKLTMKWAIGVATTGFLLCQLFPSMIVRMFTTDPELIEAAVYGLHIVFAVFPIVGFQMVATNFFLSIGMSKKAIFLSLTRQMLFLVPCLLILPRWLGTLGVWISIPIADTTATIVTALVLINQFRKFHSK, via the coding sequence ATGAGTAAACAAAATTCTCCTTTAGTGCTTGGAACCGAGCATATCAGCAAGTTGTTGACACAGTACGCCATACCGGCCATTATCGCCATGACCGCCTCTTCTCTTTATAATATGGCGGACAGTATATTTATCGGACACGGGGTAGGACCATTGGCAATCTCGGGCCTGGCTTTGACTTTCCCGTTAATGAACCTTGCGGCTGCTTTCGGTTCGCTGGTCGGGGTGGGGGCTTCGACGTTGGTGTCCGTGAAGTTGGGACAGAAAGATTATGAAGGGGCGAACAAGGTACTCGGAAACGTACTGGTGCTGAACGTAGTCTTGGGGCTTGCGTTTACGTTGGTGTTTATGTTGTTGCTCGACCCGATCCTCTATTTCTTCGGGGCGAGCGAGAACACGATTTCGTATGCCCGCGACTATATGAATGTGATCCTGATGGGAAATGTGATTACTCATATGTATCTCGGACTGAATGCGGTGTTGCGTTCTTCCGGTTTTCCGAAATTAGCGATGTATGCGACGCTGGCGTCAGTGGTGATCAACTGTGTGCTGAATCCGCTCTTTATCTTCGGCTTCGGTTGGGGAATCAAAGGATCGGCATGGGCTACCGTCATCTCTCAGGTCATTTCGTTGGCCGGACAGTTGATCCATTTTTCCCGCCCGAAGGAGTTGTTGCATTTCAAGAAAGGCATTTACAGGCTGAAAAGAGAGATCGTGAAGGGGATTCTTTATATCGGGATGTCGCCTTTCCTGATGAACCTCTGCGCTTGCCTGATCGTGATCCTGATCAATCGGGGGCTGAAAGAACACGGGGGCGATATGGCGATTGGGGCATACGGGATCGTGAATCGGGTGGTATTCCTCTTTATCATGATCATCATGGGATTCAACCAAGGAATGCAACCGATTGCCGGCTATAACTTCGGTGCCCGCCAGTATTCGCGTGTGACGGAGGTGACGAAGCTGACGATGAAGTGGGCGATAGGGGTGGCGACAACAGGGTTCTTGCTCTGTCAGTTGTTCCCGTCTATGATTGTCCGCATGTTTACGACCGATCCGGAACTGATCGAGGCGGCAGTGTATGGTTTGCATATCGTCTTTGCAGTCTTTCCGATTGTCGGTTTCCAGATGGTGGCGACAAACTTTTTCCTTTCTATCGGGATGTCGAAGAAGGCCATCTTCCTCTCGCTCACCCGGCAGATGCTGTTTCTTGTTCCCTGCTTGCTGATCCTTCCCCGATGGCTTGGAACACTTGGAGTATGGATCAGCATCCCGATCGCCGACACGACAGCTACGATTGTTACGGCCCTCGTCTTGATAAACCAGTTCAGGAAGTTTCATTCTAAATAA
- a CDS encoding MATE family efflux transporter → MQRDRIDFGSMNIPVLFRKIFFPTLLGMVCMACITIADGIFVGRGVGSDALAAVNIVAPIFMVTTGIGLLFGVGSSVVASVHLSQRKVKAANINITQALLVSLLLMAAGISLVMLFNKQTAYMLGSSDQLLPLVLEYMNWIVPFSIFSMLANIGMFMIRLDGSPKFAMLCNVVPALINVVLDYVFVFPMQMGLTGAALATALAEVAGGLMVLVYLFGFSKTLHLYKLKMSMKSLRLTCRNTGYMIQLGASAMLGELAIACMMLVGNYAFIRMLKEDGVAAYSVACYCLPIVFMIANAIAQSAQPIISYNYGTGDAARVHETFRLSLKTAFISGLTAFAVMYVFCPYIVAMFLEPGCPAYGIATKGIPYFASGFICFALNIAWIGYYQSIELARKAMLFMLLRGIILMSICFLALPHLLGEKGLWLAVPCAELIIFIALTIDYQYRHKICRVVE, encoded by the coding sequence ATGCAAAGAGATCGTATTGATTTTGGTAGTATGAACATTCCGGTTCTATTCCGCAAAATCTTTTTCCCGACGTTACTGGGAATGGTTTGTATGGCGTGTATCACGATTGCCGACGGTATATTCGTGGGGCGTGGCGTGGGAAGCGACGCGTTGGCCGCCGTCAATATCGTCGCCCCGATCTTTATGGTGACGACAGGGATCGGGCTGCTCTTCGGGGTGGGATCGTCGGTCGTGGCTTCCGTCCACCTGTCGCAAAGAAAAGTGAAGGCGGCCAACATTAATATTACACAAGCGTTGCTGGTGTCCCTCTTGTTGATGGCTGCAGGAATATCCTTGGTAATGTTGTTCAACAAACAGACGGCCTATATGCTGGGGAGTTCCGATCAGTTGCTACCACTTGTGCTGGAGTATATGAACTGGATCGTGCCATTCTCTATCTTTAGCATGCTGGCCAACATCGGGATGTTCATGATCCGGTTGGATGGCTCACCGAAATTCGCGATGCTGTGCAACGTTGTTCCGGCTCTGATAAACGTCGTGCTCGACTATGTTTTCGTTTTCCCGATGCAGATGGGACTGACCGGGGCAGCACTGGCAACTGCGTTAGCAGAGGTAGCAGGCGGCTTGATGGTGTTGGTCTACCTGTTCGGCTTTTCCAAGACGTTACATTTATACAAGTTGAAGATGAGTATGAAAAGCCTTCGCCTGACCTGTCGGAACACAGGGTATATGATCCAGTTGGGAGCCTCGGCGATGCTGGGCGAACTGGCGATCGCCTGCATGATGCTGGTCGGCAACTATGCTTTTATCCGGATGCTGAAAGAGGATGGCGTAGCAGCATACAGTGTAGCCTGCTATTGCCTGCCAATCGTGTTCATGATCGCGAACGCAATCGCCCAGTCGGCACAGCCGATCATCAGCTACAATTATGGCACGGGAGATGCTGCACGAGTACATGAGACGTTCCGGCTTTCGTTGAAAACGGCTTTTATCTCCGGGCTGACAGCTTTTGCCGTGATGTATGTGTTCTGTCCTTATATCGTAGCGATGTTCCTGGAACCCGGCTGTCCGGCTTACGGGATTGCAACAAAGGGAATCCCCTACTTCGCTTCCGGGTTTATCTGTTTTGCTTTGAATATTGCATGGATCGGGTACTACCAGAGTATCGAATTAGCACGGAAAGCGATGCTTTTCATGCTGCTGAGAGGAATCATCCTGATGAGCATATGTTTCCTCGCTCTTCCTCATTTGTTGGGAGAAAAGGGGCTATGGCTGGCTGTTCCGTGTGCCGAACTGATCATCTTTATCGCACTGACGATAGATTACCAATACCGGCACAAGATATGCAGAGTGGTGGAATAA